In Candidatus Protochlamydia phocaeensis, a single genomic region encodes these proteins:
- a CDS encoding hemolysin family protein, with product MIILLFYYLTSHLISFTCSILEAVLLCCTNGYIGLLKKKKPKAGHILADLKTRIDRPLAAILTLNTAAHTFGAAGVGAQVVELFGNQWLAMASVILTLTMLFLTEMIPKTIGALYWKKLAPFTAYFIRFLIWITYPFVVSFEYIARLLSRGKTQEKITEEEIKLILEEGTQAGVIKEVEHDMVESIFRLGNRRVGILMIPRMNIEWLDLNKSIENLRKQVDASPHNRFPVCDGELDEVIGLVTSKDILNEVLAKGTFDLKTLVKPPLFVPENMRVVQLLDLFKKTPDHLALVTDEYGGVQGLITLHDVLESIVGDVPTTSILPEMSIIQRKDGSWLVDGMLPIDELKEQFDLDQLPEEEKGTYRTLGGFCMRQIGSIPNVGDSFTWQKFKFKVVKMQGRRVEKVLINYIS from the coding sequence ATGATCATTCTTCTTTTTTATTACCTTACTTCGCATTTGATCTCTTTTACATGTTCGATCTTGGAGGCTGTTTTGCTATGCTGCACCAATGGCTACATTGGGCTGCTGAAAAAGAAGAAGCCCAAGGCCGGACATATTTTGGCAGATCTTAAAACGCGAATCGACCGCCCGCTAGCCGCTATTCTCACACTCAACACAGCAGCTCATACCTTCGGCGCGGCGGGGGTAGGAGCTCAAGTCGTCGAGCTATTCGGCAATCAATGGCTCGCCATGGCTTCCGTTATCTTGACTTTAACCATGCTATTTTTAACCGAGATGATTCCGAAAACAATCGGCGCGCTCTATTGGAAAAAACTAGCTCCTTTTACTGCCTATTTTATTCGATTCTTGATTTGGATCACTTATCCTTTTGTCGTTTCTTTCGAATATATTGCCCGCTTGCTATCAAGGGGAAAAACGCAGGAGAAAATTACAGAAGAAGAAATCAAATTAATTTTAGAAGAGGGCACGCAAGCCGGCGTCATCAAAGAAGTCGAGCATGACATGGTAGAAAGCATCTTCCGGCTTGGAAACCGCCGCGTGGGAATTCTCATGATTCCTCGCATGAATATCGAATGGTTAGACCTCAATAAAAGCATAGAGAACTTGCGCAAGCAAGTAGACGCCTCTCCCCACAACCGCTTTCCCGTTTGCGATGGAGAGCTCGATGAAGTCATTGGCTTGGTTACCTCTAAGGATATCCTCAATGAAGTTTTAGCAAAAGGCACTTTCGATCTCAAAACGCTCGTCAAACCACCCTTGTTTGTCCCCGAAAATATGCGCGTCGTGCAGCTGCTCGATTTGTTCAAAAAAACACCCGACCATTTAGCTTTAGTGACAGATGAATATGGCGGCGTCCAAGGGCTGATCACTTTGCATGACGTCTTGGAATCGATTGTAGGAGATGTCCCTACAACCTCTATCTTACCGGAAATGTCAATCATTCAACGCAAGGATGGCTCTTGGTTGGTCGATGGCATGCTCCCTATCGATGAATTAAAAGAACAGTTCGACCTCGATCAGCTGCCTGAGGAAGAAAAGGGAACCTACCGCACCCTTGGGGGATTCTGCATGCGCCAGATTGGGAGCATTCCTAATGTCGGCGATAGCTTCACTTGGCAGAAATTCAAATTTAAAGTTGTTAAGATGCAAGGACGCCGCGTTGAAAAAGTTTTGATCAACTATATTTCTTAA